ACGGAACCCGACTTGGGGGGATGGTATCAGTTTCGCACCCTCCACAACCATGGTTTTCCCGGCGAGACGTATGAAACAGCGACATTTTCACACCCAGCTATTGTTTTGAAAACACGGGTGAACCATCGGTACTGCTACTACTGGGACTGTGCCTGCTCACAGGGCCAGCCCTACAGCGACACCGAGCTGTTCCGGTCTCCGAACGGCTCCGGCGCTGTGTCTGAATGCGTCCGAACCCCGGTGCTACGCTTCTACGATGTCGTCTTCCATGGCAGCGACCTCAGTGAGAATCGCTTCGACGTCGTCGTCGGAGACGCCGTTCTCCCGGAGCGCGGCTTCGAGGTGGGTCGCGACGTTGGCGAACGCTTCTTCGGTGATTCCCATGCCTTCGTGGGCGGTCTGCATGTCATCGCCGTCGTAGTCGACCGGTCCGCCGGCGACGGCACTGATGAACTGCGCCTGGTGGCTGCGGAGCTGGTCCATGTCGGTCGCTTCGAAGTACGGGTCGAGTACCGGGTCGTCGAGCACCCGGTCGTAGAAGTCCGAGACCACCGCGTCTACCGCGTCGCGACCGCCGATCCGCTCGAAAATGGACTGTGATGCCATTGTCAGGTGACAGGTAAGCGGCCGGCATGACAGTTGTGGAAAAACATATTCGGCACAGAACGCCGCGTTAGCGCTCCGACGCGATGCGTGGCCTAGCGACGCTCTCAAAGTAGGCCAAGCGCTCATCGAAGCGCTACAGCCGTTTGCGCCGTCGCTGCCGACCGACCAGTACCACCGACAGTATGCCGAGCGTCCCGAGCATGGTCCACTCCCCGTGACGGTCGGTGACGGGCCGTGCGGTACCGACGCCGTGCTTGCCCTCGTCGTCGCCGCTGGTCGCTGTGGCCGGGCTGCTATCGACTGACGGCGCGAAATTCGCCTGCCGGTCGGTCGTATCCGCTACGCCGCTTCGCTGCAGGTCACGATCAGTGAGCGCGTCGGTCTGGACTGACGGCGCGGTGTCAGTGACAGCCTGTCGAACGAACGCGTCGAGGTCGTCCCCGGCGACAGCCGACACCGTCTCGGCGAACAGCCTGAGTGTAATTCGCTCGTCTCGCCGAGTCAGCCCGTCGAGGACCGCTTCGAACGTTCGGTTCCCGTCGGTCGCCTGCCGGAGGCGGGCGTCGATAGCCGCGACGACACGCGTTCCCTTGTGGTACTGCGCGCCCGGCCCGTCCCAGCTATCGGGCTGTGTCAGGTCAGCGGTTTCGTGGCGCTCGGTCGTAATCCTCTCATGAAACTGGTCTTTTTCGATACCGCTCGCGCTGTAGGTGAGCGCCGCGGTGTGATAGTCCGCGCTCCCCTCACTGAGCCAGTCCATCGCCGGTGTCGTCTCGAACGTCTCCCGGGTGTGGCGGTACTCGTGGACCCAGACGTTGACCGGGGAACGGACGGGTTCGCCGGCGTTGACGATGACATCCGACTCGCCGTTCGACGGGGAGTACCCGCCCGGTGCGAGTTCGTTCGGCGCGACGAACACGCGGATGTGGTCGTGATCCGTTCCGGCGGTCGAGGCACGCTTCGCGTGACTGATGGAGTCCAAGACGGCGGTTCGGTTGGGTCGCAGGTCCGCAGCCGCCGGGACAACGAGGGTGATTCGGTCCCCGTCGACTGTTCTGAGTTCTGTCTCGTGTGGGCCGATGTAGGCGGCCGTACGCCCGGCGACACCGTTCTGGCCAGGCGCGAGTACGAGCGACTCGTTCCATCTGGGCCGCGGCCCGGCGCGCCAGCGCCAGCGGGCACGCAGTGACACTTCCTGTCTGGCCAGCAGCGTCCAGTTGTCGGTGCCGGCGGTCCGCTGGCCGAACGTCGTCGAGAGTCCGACCGGCACAGTGTAGGTCAACTGTGCTGTCCTCGTATCGCCGCTGAGACGCCAGCGGTCGCCATCTGACCGGAGGCCGTCGGCTCGGAGGACTGTCGTCTCCGCCGGCGTCCGCACCGACAGTCCAGTGACGTGCCGTGGTCGCTCAATCGTCGCGGTCACCCGTACCCGACCGGTCTGGGTCGGCTCTCTGTCGATTGCGTACCGGACATCAATCGAACTATCGCTGTCGCTGGTGCCGATTTGTGCCGGTGGACTCGACTCGACACCGAGGGCGACTGGAGACGTGCAAACCAGAAGCAGGCAAACCAGCCCTGCCGACATCTGCGTTCTCATAGCTCTGGGCGCTGCCGAATGCTACGCGACAACCAGCGAGTGGCAGTAAAGTGTGTGCCGGTGAAAATCTCAAACGTAATAACAGGCTGTGCGGCGCGGAGATGGGGTCGCAAGCGTTTTGCCAGCGGCCACGTTATCCCCTGATATGGCCGATTGTCCGCTCGCAGACGACTGTCCCAAATTCACCGAACGAATTCAGGGGATGGGCTGTACCCACTACGGCGACCGTGGCGGCGCCGAGTGGTGCAATCACTACAACCAGCCCATCTCGGAACTCAAGAGCCAGCCGGTCAAGATGGGCGAGGAAGTCGCCGTCGACGTCGAGGACATCCACGAGAGCGGTGCCGGCGTCGGTCGGACCGAGGACGGCTTCATCATCATGGTGGACGGCGTGCTCCCGCCGGCCCGCTCGCTGGTCAAGGTGACGAACGTCCACTCGAACCACGCCCGCGCCGAGGAGGTCGAGCGACTGGAGATGGACGAAGAGCTCTCCGAATCCGAAACCAGCGAGAGCGACACCGATACCGACGAGACGGACGACGACCCCGACGACGACGGCCGGCGTCTCGGGAGCCGGGACAACTTCTGGGGCAGCTAGGCCGCTGTGCAGTCACGGTAACTGGGACAGTTTGCGAGCGGGACTTTTTGGGACAGTCGGTACTTCTCCTGGACATGGACCTCGAACTCGATGGCAACGCAGCGCTGTGTACCGCCGCGACGAGCGGCCTCGGACTCGCGAGCGCCGAAGCCCTCGCCGCTGAGGGTGCCGACGTGGCCGTCTGTGGCCGAACGCCGGAACACGTCGACGAGGCACGGGACCGGCTCGAATCAATCGGCGACGGCGACGTACTGGCCGTCGAGGCCGACATCACCGACCCCGATCAGATCGAAGCGCTCGTCGAGGAGACCGTCGACACCTTCGGCGGCCTCGACCACGTCGTTACCAGCGCCGGCGGCCCGGCCCCCGGACCGTTCATGGAGACGACCGAACGGGACTGGTACGGCGCGTACGACCTGCTGGTGATGAGCGCCGTCTGGACCACCCGGACCGCCTATCCGTATCTCCGGGACTCCGACGACGGTACTATCGTCAACATCACCTCCCGATCCGTCAGGGAGGTCATCGACGACCTGGTGCTCTCGAACGCTGTCCGCCGGGCCGTCATCGGCCTGATGAAGACCCAGGCCCGCGAGTTCGCGCCGGAGGTCCGCGTCAACGCCGTCCTCCCCGGTGCACACGAGACGCCCCGCATCGAGGAACTCGTCGAGGCGGCCGTCGAGCGCGGCGAGTACGATTCCTACGAGACGGGCATCGAATCGTGGTCCGACGCGCCGCTGCAGCGCGTTGGCCAGCCCGAGGAACTCGGAGACGTGGTGGCGTTCCTCTCGTCGGCCCGCTCCTCCTACGTCACCGGGACGGCCCTGCCCGTCGACGGCGGCGCGATGCGGAGCTAACAGCCCTGGCCGCCGATCCGCTCAGAATCGCTCGTCATCGCGTAGCTCCGACACGACCTCCCGAACGCGCTGAGCCTCGTCTTTCGGGACGACGAGTGTTCGGTTGTCGAAGGACGCCACCACGAGGTCTTCGACGCCGACGGCGCTGACGTGCCCGTCGCTCGCCAGCACGTTCCCGTCGGCGTCGATGGTGACCGCCTCCCCCAGCACCGCGTTTCCGTCTTGTTTGTCGAGGATGCGCTCGAAGGCGTCCCACGAGCCCAGGTCGTCCCAGTCCAGCGCCGCCGGGACGACGAAGGCGTTCTCGGCGTCTTCGAGCACAGCGTAGTCGATGCTCACCGGGTCAACAGCGGCAAAGGCGGCGTCATGGTCCCCGTCGTCGAGTCGCTCGACCATGGGTGCAAGCGGCGACGACGCCGCGGCGGACAGGAGGGCCGTCGGCGTCCACGCGAACAGGCCGGCGTTCCAGTAGAACCCCTCCCGGACGTACCGCTCTGCGGTCTCCCGGTCGGGCTTCTCGTGGAACGTTTCGACCGGCGCGAAGCCGTTCTCGGACGGCCCGGGCTTGATGTAGCCGTAGCCGGTCGCCGGCCGGTCGGGCTCAATGCCGACGGTAACAAGCCCCTCGGTTTCCACTGCGACTCGCGCGGCCGTTCGTGCGACCGTCTCGAACGGCCCCGAAATCCGGTGGTCGCTCGGCAGACACAGTAGAACGCAGTCGCCGACCTGTTCGCGGATGCGGTGGGCCGCGTACGCCAGCGCCGGGCCGGTGTCTTTGGGTTCCGGTTCGGTCAACACCGCAGCACTCGGCGCGCGCGTTCGCACCCCGTCGGCGAACGATTCGCGCGTCAACACGTAGGTCTCGTCCGCGAACCCCACTCGATTGACAGTCTCGGCGAGCAGTGACTCCTCTTCGCCAAACGAGAGAAACTGCTTTGGCCGGTCGCTCCGGCTCGCCGGATACAGCCGTGTGCCGGTTCCCCCGGCCAGGACGAGCGCGACGATTGGACGCTCCATACTCGGAGTTAACCCGGCCAGTGCTAAAGTGTTATACTGGCGAACCTGTTGAAAAACGGTCGGAGCCGCTGCCGGCAGCCGCTTACCACGTCTCTATTGTGCCGTCTCTGATGTCCTCGACACAGCCCTGACAGTCCGGACTCTCTGCGTCGTAGCAGACTGGCCGACGCTGCTCGTCCATCGACACCGCGCGGTACTCGGCGTGGCGGCGACAGACGATTCGAGCCCGGCCCTCCTCGTCCCTGGGCAGGCCGGCCTCCGCCGACCGCTTGCCGTTTTTGTAGGCCTTCTTCGCGTCCGAGAGCTGCTGCTCGGCCGACCGCAAGGTATCTCGGATGAACCGTGCGAGTCGGTCGTCGTCGGCCATACTGACCGTTGTGCCCCGCGACAAATCAATCTTCTCGCGTGGCTCTCGCGCCGCGACTGTGGGACCGCAACACCCTCACTCACTTTCACTTTCACTCCGCTGGGCGAGTGTTTATATCCGAAGGCGACCAAGCGTCGGATGTCTCCCAACGAAAACCAGGCGGAGACAGTGAAAGCCAATGACTGAGTCAGATTTGCGTACCCACGCGACAGAGATACACGAGCAGTTTTCCGACCAGCTAGAGATCGACGTCGACGACGTCGTCGAGCGGCTCGATACGCTGGTGAACGACTATCAGGTCCCCATCAGTGAGGCCCGCCGGAGCGTCGTCAACACGTACCTCGACGAGGCTGGTATGGACCGCGACCAGCTGGGCGGCGGCGACGGCGGCGGCAACGAGCAAGTGAACGTCGCCGATGTCGACGCCCCCGAGGAGTGGGTCGACGTTCGCGCGACGGTCGTCGAACTCTGGGAGCCGCGCGCCGACGCCGTGGCCCAGGTCGGCTTGTTGGGCGACGAGACGGGCACGATCAAGTTCACGAAGTGGTCGAAGTCCGACCTCCCGTCGCTCGAAGAAGGGAAGTCCTACGCCCTGCGCAACGTCGTCACCGACGAGTACCAGGGCCGCTTCTCCGTGAAGCTCAACCGGACGACCACTATCGAGGAACTCGACGAGGCAATTGAGGTCGGCGACGACAGCGTCGAGGCCGAGGGCGCGCTGGTCGACATCCAGTCGGGCTCCGGGCTCATCAAGCGCTGTCCGGAGGACGACTGCACGCGCGTCCTCCAGAACGGCCGCTGTAGCGAACACGGCGAGGTCGAAGGCGAGTTCGACCTCCGAATCAAGGGCGTCCTCGACGACGGCGAGGAGGTCACCGAGGTCATCTTCGACGAGGACGCGACCGAGGAGCTGACCGGCATCGCCCTCGAAGAGGCGAAGGAGATGGCGATGGACGCGCTCGACACCACCGTTGTCGCCGACGAGATGCGACAGAAAATCCTCGGCCGGTATTACCGCGTCCGCGGTCCGACGTTTGGCCGCTACTTGCTCGCCGACGAGCAGGAGCGACTGACCGGGGCCGTGGATGCAGACGAGATTCTCATCAAAGCGAGGTCGATCTAAATGGCGAGTACACCCACCCGCGAGGTCGCACGGCGCGTCTTCGCACGCGAGTTCAACGACGCGAGCTACACGTTCAAGGAATCCGACGACGACCGCGCGCCGGTGTACGTCCTCCTGCCGACCGGCCAGCGCGCCAACCGCGTGTTCCTGGTCGGGACCCTCACCGAAACCGAAGACGTCGGTGAGGACAGCGAGTACTGGCAGGGCCGGGTCGTCGACCCCAACGGCGACACGTTCTTCATGTACGCCGGGCAGTACCAGCCCGACGCGGCGTCGATGCTGCGCGAACTGGAGCCGCCGGCCTACGTCGCTGTCGTCGGCAAGCCACGCACCTACGAGACCGACGAGGGCGAAGTGAACGTCTCGATCCGCCCCGAGTCCATCTCGAAGGTCGACGAAGCGACGCGGGACCGCTGGGTCGTCGAAACGGCCGAGCGAACGCTTGACCGGGTCAAGCGGTACAAGGAAGCCGACATGGAGGACCCGGCCACTGACGAGTATATCTCGATGGCTGACGAGGAGTACGAGCAGTTGTCAATCGAGAACTATCGGCAGTCGGTCGTCGGCGCGCTGGAGAGCCTGCAGGACGAACAGGCCGAAGCCAGCGCGGACTGACCGCGGCACCGTCCTCGATTTTTCGCTGCTGGCAGGTCGACCGGCGCTACGGCTCTAGTAGCTCGATTCGGTTCCCTTCTGGATCGACGACGAACATGATCGTCGTCCCGCTCTCGGTCGTTTGCGGGCCGCTGAGCGTTTCGACATCATCGGGTAGTCGGTCGGCGACCGCATCGAGGTCGTCGACTTCCAGCCCGGGATGGGTCGCTCCCGGTCGATTGAGGTCCGGGTCCGGCATCGCCTCGCCTTCCGGCTCGTAGCTCGCCAGTTCCAGACGCGCGCCGCCGGCGTCGAGGTGCACCAGTTCGGCGCTGGCCCCTTCGATGTCGACGGCGGTGCCGAACGCCTCGTCACCGACCGAGAAGCGCGTC
The genomic region above belongs to Haloarcula hispanica ATCC 33960 and contains:
- a CDS encoding group I truncated hemoglobin — its product is MASQSIFERIGGRDAVDAVVSDFYDRVLDDPVLDPYFEATDMDQLRSHQAQFISAVAGGPVDYDGDDMQTAHEGMGITEEAFANVATHLEAALRENGVSDDDVEAILTEVAAMEDDIVEA
- a CDS encoding M61 metallopeptidase family protein, which translates into the protein MRTQMSAGLVCLLLVCTSPVALGVESSPPAQIGTSDSDSSIDVRYAIDREPTQTGRVRVTATIERPRHVTGLSVRTPAETTVLRADGLRSDGDRWRLSGDTRTAQLTYTVPVGLSTTFGQRTAGTDNWTLLARQEVSLRARWRWRAGPRPRWNESLVLAPGQNGVAGRTAAYIGPHETELRTVDGDRITLVVPAAADLRPNRTAVLDSISHAKRASTAGTDHDHIRVFVAPNELAPGGYSPSNGESDVIVNAGEPVRSPVNVWVHEYRHTRETFETTPAMDWLSEGSADYHTAALTYSASGIEKDQFHERITTERHETADLTQPDSWDGPGAQYHKGTRVVAAIDARLRQATDGNRTFEAVLDGLTRRDERITLRLFAETVSAVAGDDLDAFVRQAVTDTAPSVQTDALTDRDLQRSGVADTTDRQANFAPSVDSSPATATSGDDEGKHGVGTARPVTDRHGEWTMLGTLGILSVVLVGRQRRRKRL
- a CDS encoding TRAM domain-containing protein, producing the protein MADCPLADDCPKFTERIQGMGCTHYGDRGGAEWCNHYNQPISELKSQPVKMGEEVAVDVEDIHESGAGVGRTEDGFIIMVDGVLPPARSLVKVTNVHSNHARAEEVERLEMDEELSESETSESDTDTDETDDDPDDDGRRLGSRDNFWGS
- a CDS encoding SDR family oxidoreductase — protein: MDLELDGNAALCTAATSGLGLASAEALAAEGADVAVCGRTPEHVDEARDRLESIGDGDVLAVEADITDPDQIEALVEETVDTFGGLDHVVTSAGGPAPGPFMETTERDWYGAYDLLVMSAVWTTRTAYPYLRDSDDGTIVNITSRSVREVIDDLVLSNAVRRAVIGLMKTQAREFAPEVRVNAVLPGAHETPRIEELVEAAVERGEYDSYETGIESWSDAPLQRVGQPEELGDVVAFLSSARSSYVTGTALPVDGGAMRS
- a CDS encoding mannose-1-phosphate guanylyltransferase, translated to MERPIVALVLAGGTGTRLYPASRSDRPKQFLSFGEEESLLAETVNRVGFADETYVLTRESFADGVRTRAPSAAVLTEPEPKDTGPALAYAAHRIREQVGDCVLLCLPSDHRISGPFETVARTAARVAVETEGLVTVGIEPDRPATGYGYIKPGPSENGFAPVETFHEKPDRETAERYVREGFYWNAGLFAWTPTALLSAAASSPLAPMVERLDDGDHDAAFAAVDPVSIDYAVLEDAENAFVVPAALDWDDLGSWDAFERILDKQDGNAVLGEAVTIDADGNVLASDGHVSAVGVEDLVVASFDNRTLVVPKDEAQRVREVVSELRDDERF
- a CDS encoding DUF7091 family protein, with product MADDDRLARFIRDTLRSAEQQLSDAKKAYKNGKRSAEAGLPRDEEGRARIVCRRHAEYRAVSMDEQRRPVCYDAESPDCQGCVEDIRDGTIETW
- a CDS encoding replication protein A (Replication protein A protects and stabilize the intermediate ssDNA that is generated by the unwinding action of a DNA helicase at the replication fork. In addition, SSBs prevent the formation of secondary structures by single-stranded template DNA.), which translates into the protein MTESDLRTHATEIHEQFSDQLEIDVDDVVERLDTLVNDYQVPISEARRSVVNTYLDEAGMDRDQLGGGDGGGNEQVNVADVDAPEEWVDVRATVVELWEPRADAVAQVGLLGDETGTIKFTKWSKSDLPSLEEGKSYALRNVVTDEYQGRFSVKLNRTTTIEELDEAIEVGDDSVEAEGALVDIQSGSGLIKRCPEDDCTRVLQNGRCSEHGEVEGEFDLRIKGVLDDGEEVTEVIFDEDATEELTGIALEEAKEMAMDALDTTVVADEMRQKILGRYYRVRGPTFGRYLLADEQERLTGAVDADEILIKARSI
- a CDS encoding RPA family protein produces the protein MASTPTREVARRVFAREFNDASYTFKESDDDRAPVYVLLPTGQRANRVFLVGTLTETEDVGEDSEYWQGRVVDPNGDTFFMYAGQYQPDAASMLRELEPPAYVAVVGKPRTYETDEGEVNVSIRPESISKVDEATRDRWVVETAERTLDRVKRYKEADMEDPATDEYISMADEEYEQLSIENYRQSVVGALESLQDEQAEASAD
- a CDS encoding VOC family protein encodes the protein MATDIDATAHHFGIIVSDLDRAVEFYRDVLGLDVLTRFSVGDEAFGTAVDIEGASAELVHLDAGGARLELASYEPEGEAMPDPDLNRPGATHPGLEVDDLDAVADRLPDDVETLSGPQTTESGTTIMFVVDPEGNRIELLEP